A single genomic interval of Syntrophaceae bacterium harbors:
- a CDS encoding prepilin-type N-terminal cleavage/methylation domain-containing protein has protein sequence MRRVIPKGRSCGQGGFTLFEIIVVLLLLGVVTYFAATRLFSDDAPTRTAELELVKNHLRYAQSRAMNSESSWGIKFGSSTRYWLFRGTDENTVIRLPGVESSDGVMQLGAIQVTPPSGNKITFDSFGSPGAATITLSTTAGSITVTKNTGFIP, from the coding sequence ATGCGTAGAGTGATTCCAAAAGGCAGGTCCTGCGGGCAGGGCGGGTTCACCCTGTTCGAGATCATCGTGGTGCTCCTGCTGCTCGGGGTTGTCACCTATTTTGCCGCCACGAGGCTGTTCTCCGACGACGCGCCCACCCGGACGGCCGAGCTGGAGCTCGTGAAGAACCATCTGCGCTACGCCCAGTCGAGGGCCATGAACTCCGAGAGCAGCTGGGGGATCAAGTTCGGGTCGTCGACGCGGTACTGGCTCTTCAGGGGCACCGATGAAAACACGGTGATCCGCCTTCCCGGCGTCGAGTCGTCGGACGGTGTCATGCAGCTCGGCGCCATCCAGGTCACGCCGCCTTCGGGAAACAAGATCACCTTCGACTCCTTTGGGAGCCCCGGCGCAGCGACGATTACCCTGTCCACGACCGCCGGCAGCATCACCGTTACGAAAAACACGGGCTTCATCCCCTGA
- a CDS encoding class I SAM-dependent methyltransferase, which translates to MIKTVLRNMRNRAVSDHRRCILECLEPSAREVALLDCGCDDGEWTLRAGARIGNARLYGIEIVDERRRHAERKGIAARPGDLNERFPFPDEFFDAVHANQVIEHLADTDRFIGEIRRTLKPGGYAVICTENLAGWHNILSLVLGWQPFSLTNVSERRFQIGNPLALHQGEEAESPGSWQHRRVFSYRGLREIFLVHGFTIERTLGSGYYPLPGFLAKLDPRHAAFLTLKVRKPAGEADGKRRS; encoded by the coding sequence ATGATCAAGACAGTCCTCCGGAACATGCGCAACCGGGCGGTCTCGGACCACCGCCGGTGCATCCTCGAGTGCCTCGAGCCCTCGGCGCGGGAAGTCGCCCTGCTCGACTGCGGCTGCGACGACGGGGAATGGACGCTGCGGGCAGGCGCCAGGATCGGCAACGCCCGCCTCTATGGCATCGAGATCGTGGACGAGCGGCGAAGGCACGCCGAGCGCAAGGGCATCGCCGCACGCCCGGGTGACCTCAACGAACGCTTCCCGTTTCCCGACGAGTTCTTCGATGCCGTCCATGCGAATCAGGTCATCGAGCACCTGGCCGACACGGATCGATTCATCGGGGAGATTCGGAGGACCCTGAAGCCCGGCGGCTATGCCGTGATCTGCACGGAGAACCTGGCCGGATGGCACAACATCCTCTCCCTCGTCCTGGGGTGGCAGCCCTTCTCCCTGACCAACGTGTCGGAGAGGCGCTTCCAGATCGGCAACCCCCTCGCCCTCCACCAGGGCGAGGAAGCCGAATCCCCGGGCAGCTGGCAGCACCGCCGCGTCTTCTCGTATCGGGGGCTGAGGGAGATCTTCCTCGTGCACGGGTTCACCATCGAGCGCACGCTGGGGTCCGGGTACTATCCCCTGCCGGGGTTTCTCGCCAAACTGGACCCGAGGCACGCGGCATTCCTCACCCTGAAAGTTCGAAAGCCTGCCGGAGAAGCGGATGGCAAACGCCGATCATAA
- a CDS encoding prepilin-type N-terminal cleavage/methylation domain-containing protein → MSRRRSKVRNQKGFTLIEIIAVLVILGILAAVAIPRFMDLTDVASNKAAMQAVAEGKSRLSNQFARNLLIGTTNTRDFLQAQFAASAALQNAGDYTLQYVNATTANEIRVIATGVAARNVRGTAQSNWTMPQ, encoded by the coding sequence ATGTCAAGGAGGCGATCGAAAGTGCGCAATCAGAAAGGTTTTACGCTGATCGAAATCATTGCCGTGCTCGTGATCCTCGGGATCCTCGCGGCGGTGGCCATCCCCCGGTTCATGGACCTGACCGACGTTGCCTCGAACAAGGCCGCGATGCAGGCCGTTGCGGAGGGGAAATCGAGATTATCCAATCAATTCGCCAGGAATCTGCTGATCGGAACGACGAACACGAGGGATTTTCTCCAGGCTCAATTTGCTGCATCGGCAGCCCTGCAGAATGCAGGCGACTACACGCTGCAGTACGTGAACGCGACCACGGCGAATGAAATCAGAGTCATCGCGACAGGCGTCGCTGCCCGAAACGTTCGAGGGACGGCTCAAAGCAACTGGACAATGCCGCAATAA
- a CDS encoding prepilin-type N-terminal cleavage/methylation domain-containing protein, with amino-acid sequence MERTARQLKGPAPSLGHRGFTLLEVIVTIVIAAIMGVFFAQFVGTNVIRSADPVYRVQNLSGAAHIMEYMNADYKRLAATQSNFLTIFKDYVAYGNTTAKPAGYEGYPYYGPYQIVYNDYIKFVSGAEQPETDPANQRVLKVTIRRGDQAVTALFTR; translated from the coding sequence ATGGAGAGGACGGCAAGGCAGCTCAAAGGGCCCGCACCAAGCCTCGGACATCGCGGGTTTACCCTGCTGGAGGTGATCGTCACAATCGTGATCGCCGCCATCATGGGGGTGTTTTTCGCCCAGTTCGTCGGAACGAACGTCATCCGGAGCGCCGACCCGGTCTACCGGGTGCAGAACCTCTCCGGTGCCGCCCACATCATGGAGTACATGAACGCGGACTACAAGAGGCTGGCCGCCACCCAGTCGAACTTTCTGACCATCTTCAAGGACTACGTCGCGTACGGGAACACCACGGCGAAACCCGCGGGCTACGAGGGCTACCCGTACTATGGGCCCTACCAGATCGTTTATAACGATTACATCAAGTTCGTCTCCGGCGCCGAGCAGCCGGAGACGGACCCCGCCAATCAGCGGGTCCTCAAGGTCACAATCCGCCGTGGCGACCAGGCCGTGACCGCCCTGTTCACCCGGTAG
- a CDS encoding glycosyltransferase family 2 protein, whose amino-acid sequence MAEPVSTFSVIVPVFNGAETLEACLTALVGQEYPRERFEIVVVDDGSTDESAAIASRFPVRLIRLPENRGRIEARIRGAKEARFETLVFNDVRVLPGRGLLKAIEARAYEPAIPDVRDYDGSLWGFARFFHLLRCRIYAPFYPPSDARGDYWITEENFDRAPKGTGCFVCSRDRWLASQPDNRGMETSDDTRILRTIVATRPILRFTGVEVRYIQRTSAGSVLPHAFRRGPLFADYYLRPGGRYFRPYLAVWGVIGLASLLAALDSRFGKAAAGLGIAAYAGAVAYLSRRLSDVAVVAVCLPAVAAAFGLGILKWQVRRILGAS is encoded by the coding sequence ATGGCTGAGCCCGTTTCAACCTTCTCTGTCATCGTTCCCGTCTTCAACGGCGCGGAGACCCTGGAGGCCTGCCTCACGGCGCTCGTCGGCCAGGAATACCCCCGGGAGCGATTCGAGATCGTCGTGGTCGATGACGGCTCCACGGACGAGTCCGCCGCGATCGCTTCGCGGTTCCCCGTCCGGCTGATCCGGCTGCCGGAAAACCGGGGGCGCATCGAGGCGCGGATCCGGGGCGCCAAGGAGGCCCGGTTCGAGACGCTGGTTTTCAACGATGTGCGTGTGCTTCCCGGGCGGGGCCTGCTGAAGGCCATCGAGGCACGTGCGTACGAGCCCGCCATCCCCGATGTCCGCGACTACGACGGGAGCCTCTGGGGGTTTGCCCGTTTTTTCCACCTCCTGCGCTGCCGGATCTACGCCCCCTTCTACCCCCCCTCGGACGCGCGGGGCGATTACTGGATCACGGAGGAGAACTTCGACCGGGCGCCCAAGGGAACCGGATGCTTCGTGTGCAGCCGCGATCGCTGGCTTGCCAGCCAGCCGGACAACCGGGGAATGGAAACGAGCGATGACACGCGCATCCTCAGGACGATCGTCGCGACGAGGCCGATCCTGCGCTTCACCGGCGTCGAGGTGCGGTACATCCAGAGGACATCCGCCGGCTCCGTGCTGCCGCACGCCTTCCGGCGGGGACCGCTTTTCGCGGACTACTACCTCCGGCCCGGGGGGCGGTACTTCAGGCCTTACCTCGCAGTATGGGGGGTCATCGGGCTGGCCTCGCTGCTTGCCGCCCTGGACTCCCGGTTCGGAAAGGCGGCCGCCGGCCTGGGGATCGCCGCCTATGCGGGAGCCGTCGCCTACCTGAGCCGCAGGCTGAGCGACGTGGCCGTCGTGGCCGTCTGCCTGCCCGCCGTGGCGGCCGCTTTCGGCCTCGGGATCCTGAAATGGCAGGTCCGCAGAATCCTGGGTGCCTCGTGA
- a CDS encoding flippase-like domain-containing protein: MANADHNACAQAAADARSGKAPRGRGTIRSAASLAALLAAVAGICAYLWYHPALVGHLLLLSPWDALLLSVLGLLAMATNGIYQRVVSKQFGIDLAPREWFGLAAVTAMGNYLTPFSGGLFARAIYLKRRHDFPYTDFAAVLASNYMIVIAVVSVTGTAVLLPLAAEDRSLWPLLLFFAAALSILSLSLFVPLKGLAGRHRLPLRARQVLEGFARMRRDRALLARLLGITLFNVALGALLYVAAFHAIGSPVPWRTALLIYLLTSFAFLINITPGNLGVQEIAAGLAAALLGAGGEMGFLASLVIRAVTILLAFTLGPIFSCILTRELAAVRDGEP; this comes from the coding sequence ATGGCAAACGCCGATCATAACGCCTGCGCGCAGGCAGCGGCCGATGCGCGATCGGGGAAGGCGCCGCGGGGCCGGGGCACCATCCGCTCGGCGGCGTCGCTGGCCGCACTCCTGGCCGCCGTCGCGGGAATCTGCGCCTATCTCTGGTACCACCCCGCTCTGGTCGGGCACCTGCTGCTCCTCTCCCCGTGGGACGCGCTGCTCCTGTCCGTCCTGGGCCTGCTCGCCATGGCGACGAACGGCATCTACCAGCGCGTGGTGTCGAAACAATTCGGGATCGACCTCGCCCCCAGGGAATGGTTCGGGCTGGCCGCCGTGACTGCGATGGGCAACTATCTGACCCCTTTCTCGGGCGGGCTCTTTGCGCGGGCGATCTACCTGAAGCGGCGTCACGACTTCCCCTACACCGACTTCGCGGCGGTGCTGGCCTCGAACTACATGATCGTGATCGCCGTCGTGAGCGTCACGGGGACGGCCGTCCTGCTCCCGCTGGCGGCGGAAGACCGGAGCCTGTGGCCGCTTCTCCTTTTTTTCGCCGCGGCGCTGTCCATCCTGTCGCTTTCCCTCTTCGTGCCGCTGAAGGGTCTCGCCGGGCGGCACCGGCTGCCGCTCCGCGCCCGTCAGGTCCTCGAGGGCTTCGCCCGCATGCGCCGGGACCGGGCGCTTCTCGCAAGGCTCCTCGGCATCACCCTGTTCAATGTCGCCCTCGGGGCGCTCCTTTACGTTGCGGCGTTTCACGCCATCGGGTCCCCCGTCCCCTGGCGGACGGCACTGCTGATTTACCTGTTGACCTCGTTTGCGTTTCTCATCAATATCACTCCCGGGAATCTCGGGGTGCAGGAAATCGCGGCAGGCCTGGCGGCGGCGCTGCTGGGCGCGGGCGGAGAGATGGGGTTTCTCGCGTCGCTCGTCATCCGCGCCGTGACGATTCTCCTCGCGTTCACGCTGGGCCCGATCTTCAGCTGCATCCTGACGAGGGAGCTCGCGGCCGTCCGGGACGGCGAGCCCTGA
- a CDS encoding glycosyltransferase family 2 protein, whose protein sequence is METGPLTAAPESPVEISIILPAFQEEQGIAPLLERLGAVMEPLGRPWEVIVVDDGSTDGTAARAREKGARVVSHPYNIGNGAAVKTGIREARGRVIVMMDADGQHDPADIPRLLEHVGTHDMVVGARTKESETSLHRDLANMIYNGFASYVCNRRIEDLTSGFRAIKAHAARAFLYLLPNTYSYPTTLTLSIVRSGRSLKYVPVKTSRRVGKSKIRIIRDGVRFFMIILKIATLFSPMKVFLPVSLAMFLLGLSYGLIRIFYFDARYGPTSAMLMTMAVVVFMVGLVSEQVAQLRFDRSECPPNAPGGEEDPRGGPAQPT, encoded by the coding sequence ATGGAAACTGGGCCGTTGACCGCTGCGCCAGAATCACCTGTTGAAATCAGCATCATTCTGCCTGCCTTCCAGGAGGAACAGGGGATTGCCCCTTTGCTCGAGCGGCTCGGTGCGGTCATGGAGCCGCTGGGTCGCCCCTGGGAGGTCATCGTCGTCGACGACGGCTCCACCGACGGGACCGCCGCACGGGCGCGGGAGAAGGGGGCCCGGGTCGTCTCGCACCCCTACAACATCGGGAACGGGGCAGCCGTCAAGACCGGCATCCGCGAGGCCCGGGGCCGCGTGATCGTCATGATGGACGCCGACGGCCAGCATGACCCCGCGGACATCCCCCGGCTTCTCGAGCACGTGGGGACGCACGACATGGTCGTTGGCGCCCGCACGAAGGAATCGGAGACCAGCCTCCACCGGGACCTGGCCAACATGATCTACAACGGGTTTGCGTCGTATGTCTGCAATCGGCGGATCGAGGACCTGACCTCCGGGTTCCGGGCCATCAAGGCCCACGCCGCCCGAGCGTTTCTGTACCTGCTGCCGAACACCTACTCGTACCCCACGACGCTGACCCTGTCCATCGTCCGCTCCGGGAGGAGCCTGAAGTACGTCCCTGTGAAGACCTCGCGCCGCGTGGGCAAGAGCAAGATCCGGATCATCCGGGACGGCGTCCGCTTTTTCATGATCATCCTGAAGATCGCGACCCTCTTTTCGCCCATGAAGGTGTTCCTGCCGGTGAGCCTCGCCATGTTCCTGCTGGGACTCTCCTACGGCCTGATCCGCATCTTCTATTTCGATGCCCGCTACGGACCCACCTCGGCCATGTTGATGACCATGGCAGTCGTCGTCTTCATGGTCGGCCTGGTCTCCGAGCAGGTGGCCCAGTTGCGTTTCGACCGGAGCGAATGCCCGCCGAACGCTCCGGGCGGAGAGGAGGACCCCCGGGGAGGCCCTGCGCAGCCGACATGA
- a CDS encoding prepilin-type N-terminal cleavage/methylation domain-containing protein: MSLTGSQRGFTLIELIAILVILGALSSVAIPKFYDLTRDAKNRAALQAVMEGKARLSMNYARLFLENGRPPAAPDLVDAVGATTSIGDYMLSFSSVDSLSILVSATGKPGVGGANSSVWQLPQ, encoded by the coding sequence ATGTCTTTGACCGGGTCCCAGAGGGGGTTCACCCTGATCGAGTTGATCGCCATCCTCGTCATCCTCGGGGCGCTTTCCTCCGTTGCCATCCCGAAATTCTACGACCTCACCCGGGATGCCAAGAATCGCGCGGCACTCCAGGCCGTGATGGAAGGCAAGGCCCGTCTTTCCATGAACTATGCCCGGCTCTTCCTCGAAAACGGAAGGCCGCCCGCCGCGCCCGATCTCGTGGACGCCGTCGGAGCCACCACCAGCATCGGCGACTACATGTTGAGCTTCTCCTCCGTGGACTCCCTCTCCATCCTCGTCAGCGCGACGGGAAAACCCGGCGTCGGAGGGGCCAACAGCAGCGTCTGGCAATTGCCGCAATGA
- a CDS encoding tetratricopeptide repeat protein, which yields MLTKENGFTFQTRIAVTPDRGTVFAFAALLAVLLAVYSNSFHGDWHFDDYITIVDNPSIRMQSLDWDELRKSFYGPTYGTGAQRVARPAAYASFALNYLAGGTDVTGYHVVNFLIHVLSSFFLFLLIRLTLTLPPMRQTLGAVAYPMALLSSFLWATSPLHVHAVSIIVQRMASMAGLFYVTALYFYARARTAQTLRGRVAGGALCGAAALAAFATKENTAVLPLAVLLYDVFFIQGISAGTWRRALKWSPLPLAVVLGLGLLYTDLTMERAVYESGVRPFSPVERLLTQARVFWLYVSLLLYPIPSRLMFLHDIEISRSLIDPWTTAAAILGIILSLAFAILKARQYPLLSFAVLFFFLNHLVEGTLIPLELIFEHRNYIPSMFFFVPIAHGMVLCLDHFAYNRGFQYFVAGSLALLMAFQGHTTFERNDVVRSDVHLWLDNVRKAPNLSRPRINLAKHYYEAGMYEEAFRELKAAEALNRDSNLRQIGLASYNLGLYYMDRVGDFDQAEAQFRKALEKYPGHPLSVVGLATVKLRKGNIEGASKLLREAATYHPRHGELMTAYALALLKKGDPHGAQRAAARARASRPGDYHPLEISGEAWRMMGQWQKAAQCWEEVLRLNPSSPRAHLALVELYDRMREQPALTRMAVRSLALKGDAPLDEWLAALARNNRVAAYEVNPRLLGRLIRKEMIRELEKTGNASKQRRAAP from the coding sequence ATGCTGACAAAAGAAAATGGGTTCACGTTCCAAACAAGGATCGCGGTCACTCCCGACCGCGGGACCGTGTTCGCCTTCGCCGCGCTGCTCGCCGTCCTGCTGGCCGTCTACTCGAACAGTTTCCACGGGGACTGGCATTTCGATGATTACATCACGATCGTCGACAACCCCAGCATCCGCATGCAGTCCCTCGACTGGGACGAGCTGAGGAAATCCTTTTACGGGCCGACATACGGGACCGGCGCCCAGAGGGTCGCCCGTCCCGCCGCATACGCCTCCTTCGCCCTGAATTACCTCGCCGGGGGAACGGACGTCACGGGCTATCACGTCGTCAACTTCCTGATTCATGTCCTGTCGTCTTTCTTTCTCTTCCTGCTGATCCGGCTGACCCTGACGCTGCCTCCCATGCGGCAGACGCTCGGCGCCGTCGCGTACCCCATGGCGCTGCTGTCGTCGTTTCTCTGGGCCACAAGCCCCCTGCACGTCCACGCCGTCTCGATTATCGTGCAGCGCATGGCGAGCATGGCGGGGCTTTTCTACGTGACGGCCCTCTACTTCTACGCGCGGGCGCGCACGGCGCAGACGTTGCGCGGCCGTGTCGCGGGCGGCGCCCTCTGCGGTGCGGCCGCCCTGGCGGCGTTCGCCACCAAGGAAAACACCGCCGTCCTGCCTCTTGCCGTTCTGCTCTACGACGTTTTCTTCATCCAGGGAATCTCGGCGGGGACCTGGAGGCGCGCCCTGAAGTGGTCGCCCCTGCCGCTCGCCGTCGTGCTCGGGCTGGGCCTGCTGTACACCGACCTCACCATGGAGCGGGCCGTCTACGAGTCGGGGGTGAGGCCGTTTTCGCCGGTGGAGCGGCTCCTGACGCAGGCCCGGGTGTTCTGGCTGTACGTGTCGCTGCTCCTGTACCCGATCCCGTCCCGGCTGATGTTCCTTCATGACATCGAGATCTCCCGCAGCCTGATCGATCCCTGGACGACCGCTGCGGCCATCCTCGGGATCATCCTCAGCCTCGCGTTCGCAATCCTGAAGGCAAGGCAATATCCCCTGCTCTCCTTCGCGGTCCTCTTTTTCTTTCTCAATCACCTCGTCGAGGGGACCCTGATCCCCCTGGAGCTGATCTTCGAGCACCGCAACTACATCCCCTCGATGTTCTTCTTCGTGCCCATCGCGCACGGCATGGTCCTCTGTCTGGATCACTTCGCCTACAATCGGGGGTTCCAGTACTTCGTCGCCGGGTCGCTCGCGCTGCTCATGGCCTTTCAGGGGCACACGACCTTCGAGCGCAACGACGTGGTTCGCTCCGATGTCCACCTCTGGCTCGACAACGTCCGCAAGGCACCGAACCTCAGCCGTCCCCGTATCAACCTGGCGAAGCATTACTATGAAGCGGGAATGTACGAAGAGGCCTTCCGTGAACTGAAGGCGGCGGAGGCGCTGAACCGGGACTCGAACCTGCGCCAGATCGGACTTGCGTCCTACAATCTGGGGCTCTACTACATGGACAGGGTTGGGGACTTCGATCAGGCGGAAGCCCAGTTCCGCAAGGCCCTTGAGAAGTACCCCGGCCACCCGTTGTCGGTCGTCGGCCTCGCGACGGTGAAGCTGCGGAAGGGAAACATCGAGGGGGCCTCGAAGCTGTTGCGGGAAGCCGCCACCTATCATCCCCGTCACGGCGAGTTGATGACCGCCTACGCACTGGCCCTGCTGAAAAAAGGGGACCCGCATGGCGCCCAGAGGGCGGCCGCTCGGGCGAGGGCATCAAGGCCGGGAGATTATCACCCCCTCGAGATCTCGGGTGAGGCTTGGCGCATGATGGGGCAGTGGCAGAAGGCCGCTCAATGCTGGGAGGAGGTTCTGCGCCTCAACCCGTCAAGCCCGAGGGCTCACCTGGCCCTCGTGGAACTTTACGACCGGATGCGGGAGCAGCCGGCGCTGACCCGCATGGCTGTCCGCAGCCTGGCGCTCAAGGGCGATGCTCCGCTGGATGAGTGGCTCGCCGCCCTGGCGCGCAACAACCGGGTAGCGGCCTACGAGGTCAATCCCCGGCTGCTCGGCCGCCTTATCCGAAAGGAGATGATCCGGGAGCTGGAAAAAACGGGAAACGCATCGAAGCAGCGCCGGGCCGCTCCGTGA
- a CDS encoding RNA polymerase sigma factor → MKQVDEGEIIGRVLSGDREAFADLVDAYKGPVFRLAFRMTGNIRDADDLTQEIFLRAFQSLARFRPGERFFPWLYTLGLNTIRNHLRKRKAMPQEESVQGMPEAPDPCGGPADEALCRERSRRIQGYLMRLSPAVRETLVLRFYEGMSFEDIAGLTGDSLGGAKMKAYRGLEKIRAMMEEDGFDHDES, encoded by the coding sequence ATGAAGCAGGTCGACGAAGGGGAGATCATCGGTCGAGTCCTTTCGGGGGACCGCGAGGCCTTCGCCGACCTGGTCGATGCGTACAAAGGGCCGGTTTTTCGGCTGGCCTTCCGGATGACGGGCAACATCCGGGACGCCGACGACCTGACCCAGGAGATCTTTCTCCGGGCCTTTCAGTCCCTGGCACGCTTCAGGCCGGGGGAGAGATTCTTCCCCTGGCTCTACACGCTTGGCCTCAACACGATCCGCAACCACCTCCGGAAAAGGAAGGCCATGCCGCAGGAAGAGTCGGTGCAGGGCATGCCGGAAGCACCGGATCCCTGCGGCGGCCCGGCCGATGAGGCCCTTTGCCGGGAGCGGAGCCGGCGGATCCAGGGCTATCTGATGAGGCTTTCGCCCGCGGTCCGCGAGACCCTGGTCCTGCGGTTCTACGAGGGGATGAGTTTCGAGGACATCGCCGGCCTGACGGGCGATTCCCTGGGCGGCGCCAAGATGAAGGCCTACCGGGGCCTGGAAAAGATCCGGGCGATGATGGAGGAAGACGGGTTTGACCATGACGAATCGTGA